The genomic stretch TTCAATCGGAGAGAGCAGCGACACCACTGGTTTGAAGACCTGACTCGGCAAGTTCATGGCCACGCTGCTGACGGCTATCGGCAGTAATAACAACCACAGCCACAGGCCCCCCGCGCGATGCAGATCGAAGTTGAGCCGATAGGCATGCCCGCCCTTGATCTTCCAGGCCGTCGACCACTTCTTCCAGAACGGTTTACCCCGCGGCAAAGTCAGCCAGAGAGCGATGAAGCAATCGATCACCCAGGCAATGGCCACCAATCCCATCAACAGCAAACCCCAGTTCCCGGGCAGCGTCAGGTTGTAGTGGAACTCGAGAATGAAAGGAATGAAGTTCTCACGCTGGAAACAGCACTCACCCCAGTAACGCTGGCCTTTTCGCTCGCCACTGACCGGGTCGAGGTAGAACACCTGATTACGCTCATCGAACGGTTTGCCCGTCGCCGGATCATTACGTGTAACCGCCGCCAGCAAGGCTGTGTGACCTGCCTCATTCGGATACTCCATGTACCAGACCTGCAGCCTCGGATGTACCGATTGCACCGCATCGACCAGCTCACCTGGCGGTAGACGCTGCCCCTCGGCCGACGCCGTGTAAAACCCAGGGTTCAGCCACTCATCCAGCTCATGGTTGAACGCCAGAATGCTCCCGGTGATTCCCGCCAGCAGCAGAAACACAGCCGTGGCCAACCCGATATACCGGTGCAGTAAAACCAGAAACGAACGCATGAAATTTTCCCCACGAATACGACAAAGCCAGTCCCTGAATCTCAGGGACTGGCTTTTTTATGCACAAGACAAAGGCTTAGAACTGGTAGCTGACCGTGGCGGCGACGTTGCGCTCCTCGCCCATGTAGCAGAAGTTCAGACTGGCGCAGGAGGCCACGTAGGATTCGTTGGTCAGGTTGTTCGCATTCAGGCGTACGTCCACACCCTTCAAGCCAACTTTGCCCAGGTCATAACCGATCGACGCGTCGAACAACGTGTAGGACGGCACCTTCATGGTGTTCTCTGCATCCGCCCAGCTGTAGCCGACGTAACGCACACCGCCGCCCACTCGCACGCCATCAAGCGCCGCACTGTCGAACTTGTAGTCCGCCCACAGCGATGCCATGTGACGCGGTGCCTGGGTTGGCGAGTTGCCTTTATTCTCGATCACGTTTGTCGGGGTGCTCAGGGTGCTGACCATCGACTTCGAGTACTCGATGTCAGTGAAGGTGTAGCTACCGAGCACTTTCAGGTTATCGGTCAACTGCATGTGCGCTTCCAGTTCCAGACCCTGAGAGCGGACAGCGCCTACAGCGCGATAGAAGTTTTCCTGCGGCAGTTTGGTCGCCAGGTTTTCCTGGTCGATGCGGAACAACGAGGCCGTGAACAGATTGTCGGTGCCAGGTGGCTGGTACTTCAGACCTGCTTCCCACTGCGTGCCATCCGTTGGTGCCAGCGGATTACCGGCACTGTCGGCATAGGAGTTGGGGTTGAACGACTCCGAGTAGCTGATGTACGGCGCCAGGCCGTTATCGAACAGGTACAGCGCCCCGACACGGCCCGTCAGTTTGGTGCGCTTGTCGCTGATCTCGGTGCCGACCGGACGGCTCGCCTCGGCAATCCGGTTTTCCTCGGACGTCTCTACCCAGTCCTGCCGCAGACCGAGGGAGAAGCGCCATTTGTCCATCTCAATCAGGTCTTGCAGGTAAACCCCGGTCTGCTCCAGGCGCCGCAGGTAACTGGTTTCACCGTACGGCGTAATAGCGGAATTGCCGTACACCGGGTTGAACGCATTGATCGGCGCCAGGCCACCGCTGGTCCAGTCGACCACGGTTTTGCGTCGCTGGTAATCCGTTCCCATCAGCACCGTGTGCTTGGTCGCACCGGTGAAGAATTCGGCCTGGAGCATGTTGTCGACGATGAACGCATGCAGTCGCTCGTCACCGCCGGTGTAGTAGCGATTCAGCTCGTTGCTGGTCGGCGACGTCCAGCCATAGGCATACACCTGATCCATGTTCACTTTGGAGTCGAGGTAGCGGAAGTTCTGCCGTGCGGTGAAGACGTCGTTGAAGCGATGTTCGAACTGATAGCCGAACGACTGCTGATCGCGGGAGTAACCATCGACTCCCGGTTCGCCTTCGAAGAAGTGCGGTGAGATCCGGTTGCCGTTGCGCTGATGAATCGTGCCGTCGGCCGGCACGCCACCGTGATAGCCGCCATCCGGGTCATGTTGCAGATACGCCTGCAGGGTCAGTGAAGTGTCTTCGTTGAAATCGATGCTGACCGTCGGCGCGAGGGCGAAGCGTTTTTCCTTGTTGTGGTCGAATTGCGTGTCGGACTGATCCGTCAAACCGATCAGACGATAGGCGATGCGCTTGTCGTCATCGACCGGGCCGCTGAAGTCAAAACCAACACCGCGCTGGCCCTGAGTGCCAACGGTGGCCTGAACCTGATGATAGGACTCGTACAACGGTTTCTTGCTGGTCAACGCCACCAGCCCGCCCGGTGAACTGCGGCCGTACAACACCGACGACGGGCCTTTGAGAATGTCCACGCGCTCGAGGAAATAAGGATCGACCTGCATGGTGCTGTAGGTGCCGCTGTCGCCCATGGACTTGAGGCCGTCGAGGTAGATGTTATCCACCGAGCCATCGTTGAAGCCGCGCATCGCCACGTAGTCGTAACGGTGCGTGGCGCCATAGGGGTTGGTCAGCACACCGGGGGTGTAGCGCATGGCCTGGGACACGGTTTGCGAGCCCTGATCGT from Pseudomonas allokribbensis encodes the following:
- a CDS encoding TonB-dependent siderophore receptor — its product is MTARVTCKNPLNFTAESGLLRHAVRAALFSTALGVGLLPNLSVAASGSEVSSHRYNIAAGPLGEALNQFARQAGITLSMTPQQTQGRQSPGVQGEYSTDQALSHLLGGSGLEAVSQDGSSYVLRSVTETEALALPTTDIKGFALGNALGSMDGYNATHSQIATKTSTALLETSQSVSVVTREQMDDQGSQTVSQAMRYTPGVLTNPYGATHRYDYVAMRGFNDGSVDNIYLDGLKSMGDSGTYSTMQVDPYFLERVDILKGPSSVLYGRSSPGGLVALTSKKPLYESYHQVQATVGTQGQRGVGFDFSGPVDDDKRIAYRLIGLTDQSDTQFDHNKEKRFALAPTVSIDFNEDTSLTLQAYLQHDPDGGYHGGVPADGTIHQRNGNRISPHFFEGEPGVDGYSRDQQSFGYQFEHRFNDVFTARQNFRYLDSKVNMDQVYAYGWTSPTSNELNRYYTGGDERLHAFIVDNMLQAEFFTGATKHTVLMGTDYQRRKTVVDWTSGGLAPINAFNPVYGNSAITPYGETSYLRRLEQTGVYLQDLIEMDKWRFSLGLRQDWVETSEENRIAEASRPVGTEISDKRTKLTGRVGALYLFDNGLAPYISYSESFNPNSYADSAGNPLAPTDGTQWEAGLKYQPPGTDNLFTASLFRIDQENLATKLPQENFYRAVGAVRSQGLELEAHMQLTDNLKVLGSYTFTDIEYSKSMVSTLSTPTNVIENKGNSPTQAPRHMASLWADYKFDSAALDGVRVGGGVRYVGYSWADAENTMKVPSYTLFDASIGYDLGKVGLKGVDVRLNANNLTNESYVASCASLNFCYMGEERNVAATVSYQF
- a CDS encoding PepSY-associated TM helix domain-containing protein — its product is MRSFLVLLHRYIGLATAVFLLLAGITGSILAFNHELDEWLNPGFYTASAEGQRLPPGELVDAVQSVHPRLQVWYMEYPNEAGHTALLAAVTRNDPATGKPFDERNQVFYLDPVSGERKGQRYWGECCFQRENFIPFILEFHYNLTLPGNWGLLLMGLVAIAWVIDCFIALWLTLPRGKPFWKKWSTAWKIKGGHAYRLNFDLHRAGGLWLWLLLLPIAVSSVAMNLPSQVFKPVVSLLSPIEPSVYEARGRMPADELGFTRLSYQQAYERAQQEGKRLGLTAAIGELYYSFEYNFYGAGFGQHDTEAHGKSWLFFHGTDGRLLGQEIAGEGTLGERFYRLQLPIHGGRIIGFTGQVMIAVLGVLIAGLSGTGVYIWWRKWQARRSSKARRAV